From a single Micromonospora pallida genomic region:
- a CDS encoding S-(hydroxymethyl)mycothiol dehydrogenase, translated as MSQEVRGVISRRKGAPVEVATIVLPDPGPGEAIVRVQSCGVCHTDLHYREGGISDDYPFLLGHEAAGIVEQVGEGVTGVAPGDFVVLNWRAVCGDCRACRRGRPWYCFNTHNAAQKMTLTDGTELSPALGIGAFAEKTLVHAGQCTKVDPAARPAAVGLLGCGVMAGLGAAMNTGGVGRGDSVAVIGCGGVGDAAIAGATLAGATTIIAVDRDPRKLDWARKFGATHTVDATAEDAVEAIRAATGGFGADVVIDAVGRPETWKQAFYARDLAGTVVLVGVPTPEMTVDLPLLDVFGRGGALKSSWYGDCLPSRDFPLLTELYLQGRLDLDAFVTEEIGLDQVEDAFGRMHAGDVLRSVVVF; from the coding sequence GTGAGCCAGGAAGTCCGGGGAGTGATCTCCCGGCGCAAGGGAGCACCGGTCGAGGTCGCCACGATCGTGCTGCCGGATCCGGGGCCGGGCGAGGCCATCGTCCGCGTGCAGTCCTGCGGGGTGTGCCACACCGACCTGCACTACCGGGAGGGCGGCATCAGCGACGACTATCCGTTCCTGCTCGGCCACGAGGCCGCCGGCATCGTCGAACAGGTGGGGGAGGGGGTCACCGGGGTCGCCCCGGGTGACTTCGTGGTGCTCAACTGGCGGGCGGTCTGCGGTGACTGCCGCGCCTGTCGCCGAGGCCGGCCGTGGTACTGCTTCAACACCCACAACGCCGCCCAGAAGATGACCCTGACCGACGGCACGGAACTCAGCCCGGCGCTGGGTATCGGCGCGTTCGCCGAGAAGACGCTGGTCCACGCCGGGCAGTGCACCAAGGTCGACCCGGCGGCCCGGCCCGCCGCCGTGGGCCTGCTCGGCTGCGGCGTCATGGCCGGGCTCGGCGCGGCCATGAACACCGGTGGTGTCGGCCGGGGCGACTCGGTGGCGGTGATCGGCTGCGGCGGCGTCGGGGACGCCGCGATCGCCGGGGCCACGCTGGCCGGCGCGACCACGATCATCGCGGTCGACCGGGACCCCCGTAAGCTCGACTGGGCCCGCAAGTTCGGCGCCACGCACACCGTCGACGCCACCGCCGAGGACGCCGTCGAGGCGATCCGGGCCGCGACCGGTGGCTTCGGCGCGGACGTGGTGATCGACGCCGTCGGCCGCCCGGAGACCTGGAAGCAGGCCTTCTACGCCCGCGACCTCGCCGGCACGGTCGTGCTGGTCGGGGTGCCCACTCCCGAGATGACCGTCGACCTGCCGCTGCTGGACGTCTTCGGCCGGGGCGGGGCGCTCAAGTCGAGCTGGTACGGCGACTGCCTGCCCAGCCGGGACTTCCCGCTGCTGACCGAGCTCTACCTACAGGGGCGGCTCGACCTCGACGCCTTCGTCACCGAGGAGATCGGCCTGGACCAGGTC
- a CDS encoding alpha/beta fold hydrolase has product MTATWLTVNGRRVRYRVDGDGPPVLLLHGLGRSLEDWTEQHDLLRDRFRVYSLDLPGSGRSAPLDVPHTLPALADAVARFCDEVGITAPAHVAGNSLGGAVAMQLAVRHPARVASLVLVNSAGFGREVTPALRILAIRPLARILLRPSRFAARRTTRSVFHDPALVTEARIAHALALAREPHAARVMLETLRDLGGLRGVHPQWRTALLDAVAALPVPVLVTWGDHDLILPASHLAAARTRLPHARTHLFAGCGHLPQVEHAEKFSQLVTDFWATPG; this is encoded by the coding sequence GTGACCGCCACCTGGCTCACCGTCAACGGCCGCCGGGTCCGCTACCGGGTCGACGGGGACGGACCGCCGGTGCTCCTGCTGCACGGCCTCGGCCGCAGCCTGGAGGACTGGACCGAACAGCACGACCTGCTGCGTGACCGGTTCCGGGTGTACTCCCTCGACCTGCCCGGCTCCGGCCGTAGCGCGCCACTGGACGTTCCGCACACCCTGCCCGCGCTCGCCGACGCGGTGGCCCGGTTCTGCGACGAGGTCGGGATCACCGCCCCGGCGCATGTCGCCGGCAACTCCCTCGGCGGGGCCGTCGCCATGCAACTCGCCGTCCGTCACCCGGCCCGGGTGGCGAGCCTGGTGCTGGTCAACAGCGCCGGCTTCGGCCGGGAGGTGACCCCCGCGCTGCGGATCCTGGCGATCCGGCCGCTCGCGCGGATCCTGCTGCGACCCAGCCGGTTCGCCGCCCGCCGGACCACCCGGTCGGTGTTCCACGACCCCGCGCTCGTCACCGAGGCCCGGATCGCGCACGCCCTCGCCCTGGCCCGCGAACCGCACGCGGCCCGGGTGATGCTGGAGACCCTGCGCGACCTCGGCGGCCTGCGCGGCGTCCACCCGCAGTGGCGGACCGCCCTGCTCGACGCGGTGGCCGCGCTGCCGGTGCCTGTCCTGGTCACCTGGGGCGACCACGATCTGATCCTCCCGGCCAGCCACCTCGCGGCGGCCCGTACCCGGCTGCCGCACGCCCGTACCCACCTCTTCGCCGGCTGCGGCCACCTGCCGCAGGTGGAGCACGCCGAGAAGTTCAGCCAACTGGTCACCGACTTCTGGGCCACTCCGGGCTGA